Proteins co-encoded in one Papaver somniferum cultivar HN1 chromosome 5, ASM357369v1, whole genome shotgun sequence genomic window:
- the LOC113281341 gene encoding protein MEI2-like 4 isoform X5, translating into MPSEIKIMDQANLSQSSYFYDDILFPAERQVGFWKPETMSSHHQVAKEKFIPVGAPSEESLEFSQPFLVRNQNTRFSVERHVVGADRTSSNVPVTTSWRENNMGMRSNMIVQPASYAVHGAKVGMGVQYESGLFSSSLSEIFSKKLRLPSNGAPFGQSVDNVTSNYEEEEPFQSLQELEAQTIGNLLPDDDDLLSGMIDELDYITKPSSNDELEEFDLFSSGGGMELEGDDQRSAEFAEQGLNAATAGEHPFGEHPSRTLFVRNINSNIEDSELKVLFEQYGDIRTLYTACKHRGFVMISYYDIRAARNAMRALQNKPLRRRKLDIHFSIPKDNPSEKDINQGTLVVFNLDFSVSNDDLRQIFGVYGEIKEIRETPHKRHHKFIEFYDVRAADAALRALNRSDIAGKRIKLEPSRPGGARRCVMQQLSPELEDEINGGLRQGSPPDSSPTGCFDSSGLVTSNGMDNGASQGLNSIRAPISQFVENGFHHGMSSSVPQSLHSPVRVASMGSQSGLREPSPSLGQMEFGFRGITGFHPHSLPEYHDSLSSGGPYNSSTTLAAMAANLGSITSEELDNRHMRRVGSSSPSMDLNEGIFGSAGNGSRSLHNHHYMWSNSNSNSFNPHSPNLMMWPNSPSFVNGVHAHPPQQMHGLPRPPSHMLNSVLPSIHHHHVGSAPTMNHSVWDRRHAYAGESPETSGFHPGSLGNMGFHPMELASHNIFPRVGGNRMDPTVAPTNVGLHSSPQQRCHMFPNRNSMIHLANSFDSSNERVRIRRNEASSNQGDNKKQYELDIDRIMHGEDTRTTLMIKNIPNKYTSKMLLAAIDERHRGTYDFIYLPIDFKNKCNVGYAFINMIDPVQIVPFYQAFNGKKWEKFNSEKVASLAYARIQGKSALIAHFQNSSLMNEDKRCRPILFHSDGPNAGDQEPFPMGVNIRSRPGKHRTNHNEDNHQGSPSTSADGEESNRTDSSSGSTKDLE; encoded by the exons ATGCCATCAGAAATTAAAATAATGGATCAAGCTAATTTATCTCAGTCATCATACTTTTACGACGATATCCTCTTCCCCGCTGAG AGGCAAGTTGGATTCTGGAAGCCTGAAACCATGTCTAGTCACCACCAAG TAGCAAAGGAG AAATTCATACCAGTGGGAGCGCCATCAGAAGAGTCTTTGGAATTTTCTCAGCCATTTCTTGTCAGGAACCAAAATACTAGGTTCAGTGTAGAGAGGCATGTGGTGGGAGCAGATAGAACGAGTAGTAATGTGCCAGTGACTACTTCTTGGAGAGAGAACAATATGGGGATGAGGTCAAACATGATTGTGCAGCCAGCGTCGTATGCTGTACACGGTGCCAAGGTTGGCATGGGGGTTCAGTATGAGAGTGGCCTGTTCTCTAGTTCATTGTCAGAAATATTTAGCAAAAAAT TGAGATTACCGTCTAATGGTGCTCCGTTTGGGCAATCTGTTGATAACGTGACGTCTAACTACGAGGAGGAGGAACCTTTTCAGTCACTTCAAGAACTTGAGGCTCAGACTATTGGAAACCTACTTCCAGATGACGATGACCTGCTCTCTGGAATGATTGATGAACTTGATTATATCACCAAGCCTAGTAGTAATGACGAATTGGAAGAATTCGATCTGTTTAGCAGTGGTGGAGGAATGGAACTTGAGGGGGATGATCAAAGAAGTGCAGAATTTGCGGAACAAGGACTGAATGCAGCAACTGCTGGGGAGCACCCATTTGGTGAACATCCTTCTAGAACACTTTTTGTGAGAAATATCAATAGCAATATTGAAGATTCTGAGCTGAAGGTTCTTTTTGAG CAATATGGAGATATCCGTACTTTGTATACTGCTTGTAAGCACCGTGGCTTTGTTATGATCTCTTACTATGATATACGGGCTGCACGCAATGCAATGAGAGCACTTCAAAACAAACCTTTGAGACGCAGGAAGCTTGACATACACTTTTCAATTCCAAAG GATAATCCTTCAGAAAAGGATATCAACCAGGGGACTCTCgtggtgttcaatcttgactTTTCTGTTTCAAATGATGATCTTCGCCAGATTTTTGGTGTTTATGGAGAAATTAAGGAG ATTCGTGAAACTCCTCACAAGCGTCATCATAAATTCATAGAATTTTATGATGTCAGAGCGGCAGATGCTGCTCTTCGAGCGTTGAACAGGAGTGACATTGCAGGAAAACGTATCAAACTTGAACCAAGTCGCCCCGGAGGTGCAAGACGGTG TGTAATGCAACAGCTATCTCCAGAGCTCGAAGACGAGATAAATGGGGGTCTGCGACAGGGAAGCCCTCCTGATAGCTCACCAACAGGATGCTTTG ATTCATCAGGTCTAGTCACGTCTAATGGTATGGACAATGGAGCGTCCCAGGGCCTGAACTCTATCCGAGCGCCTATAAGCCAATTTGTTGAAAATGGATTTCATCATGGAATGTCTTCTAGTGTACCTCAGAGCTTACACTCTCCAGTGCGGGTTGCCTCTATGGGCAGTCAATCTGGCCTTCGCGAGCCTAGTCCTTCACTTGGACAAATGGAGTTTGGATTTCGAGGCATTACAGGTTTTCATCCCCATTCACTGCCCGAGTATCATGATAGTTTATCCAGTGGTGGTCCTTACAACTCTTCAACAACTCTGGCGGCCATGGCAGCAAATCTTGGGTCCATAACATCAGAAGAACTAGATAACAGGCACATGCGCAGAGTTGGCTCCAGTTCACCCTCAATGGATCTTAATGAAGGCA TTTTTGGTTCGGCTGGAAATGGAAGTCGctctcttcataatcatcattatatgtGGAGCAACTCTAACTCAAACTCGTTCAATCCTCATTCTCCAAACCTAATGATGTGGCCTAATTCACCATCATTTGTAAATGGTGTTCATGCTCATCCACCACAGCAAATGCATGGACTTCCCAGGCCACCATCTCATATGCTGAATTCAGTACTTCCATCCATACACCATCACCATGTGGGATCGGCACCGACCATGAATCATTCTGTCTGGGACAGGCGTCATGCCTATGCAGGAGAGTCCCCTGAGACTTCTGGTTTCCACCCTGGTTCGCTTGGGAATATGGGATTTCATCCTATGGAACTTGCTTCTCATAATATATTTCCTCGCGTTGGTGGCAACCGTATGGATCCAACAGTTGCACCTACGAACGTTGGATTGCACTCTTCCCCACAGCAAAGGTGTCACATGTTCCCCAACAGAAATTCAATGATCCACTTGGCGAACTCGTTTGATTCTTCCAATGAGCGGGTCAGAATCCGTAGAAATGAAGCCAGTTCAAATCAGGGTGATAACAAGAAGCAGTATGAACTCGATATTGACCGCATAATGCATGGGGAAGATACACGGACTACTCTTATGATTAAGAACATCCCTAACAA GTACACCTCAAAGATGCTTTTGGCAGCAATAGATGAACGCCATCGCGGAACATATGATTTCATCTATTTGCCTATCGACTTCAAG AATAAATGCAACGTGGGTTATGCATTCATCAACATGATTGACCCTGTCCAAATTGTTCCATTCTACCAG GCATTCAATGGTAAGAAATGGGAGAAGTTCAACAGTGAAAAAGTCGCATCGCTCGCCTATGCTCGTATTCAAGGGAAATCTGCTCTTATAGCCCATTTCCAGAATTCAAGCTTGATGAATGAGGATAAGCGTTGCCGCCCTATTCTCTTTCATTCAGATGGTCCTAATGCCGGTGATCAG GAGCCCTTCCCAATGGGGGTCAATATTCGATCAAGACCTGGGAAACACCGGACAAACCACAATGAGGACAACCATCAAGGAAGCCCATCGACTTCTGCAGATGGGGAAGAATCAAACAGGACTGACTCTTCATCGGGTTCTACAAAGGACTTAGAGTGA
- the LOC113281341 gene encoding protein MEI2-like 4 isoform X4: MPSEIKIMDQANLSQSSYFYDDILFPAERQVGFWKPETMSSHHQVVAKEKFIPVGAPSEESLEFSQPFLVRNQNTRFSVERHVVGADRTSSNVPVTTSWRENNMGMRSNMIVQPASYAVHGAKVGMGVQYESGLFSSSLSEIFSKKLRLPSNGAPFGQSVDNVTSNYEEEEPFQSLQELEAQTIGNLLPDDDDLLSGMIDELDYITKPSSNDELEEFDLFSSGGGMELEGDDQRSAEFAEQGLNAATAGEHPFGEHPSRTLFVRNINSNIEDSELKVLFEQYGDIRTLYTACKHRGFVMISYYDIRAARNAMRALQNKPLRRRKLDIHFSIPKDNPSEKDINQGTLVVFNLDFSVSNDDLRQIFGVYGEIKEIRETPHKRHHKFIEFYDVRAADAALRALNRSDIAGKRIKLEPSRPGGARRCVMQQLSPELEDEINGGLRQGSPPDSSPTGCFDSSGLVTSNGMDNGASQGLNSIRAPISQFVENGFHHGMSSSVPQSLHSPVRVASMGSQSGLREPSPSLGQMEFGFRGITGFHPHSLPEYHDSLSSGGPYNSSTTLAAMAANLGSITSEELDNRHMRRVGSSSPSMDLNEGIFGSAGNGSRSLHNHHYMWSNSNSNSFNPHSPNLMMWPNSPSFVNGVHAHPPQQMHGLPRPPSHMLNSVLPSIHHHHVGSAPTMNHSVWDRRHAYAGESPETSGFHPGSLGNMGFHPMELASHNIFPRVGGNRMDPTVAPTNVGLHSSPQQRCHMFPNRNSMIHLANSFDSSNERVRIRRNEASSNQGDNKKQYELDIDRIMHGEDTRTTLMIKNIPNKYTSKMLLAAIDERHRGTYDFIYLPIDFKNKCNVGYAFINMIDPVQIVPFYQAFNGKKWEKFNSEKVASLAYARIQGKSALIAHFQNSSLMNEDKRCRPILFHSDGPNAGDQEPFPMGVNIRSRPGKHRTNHNEDNHQGSPSTSADGEESNRTDSSSGSTKDLE; this comes from the exons ATGCCATCAGAAATTAAAATAATGGATCAAGCTAATTTATCTCAGTCATCATACTTTTACGACGATATCCTCTTCCCCGCTGAG AGGCAAGTTGGATTCTGGAAGCCTGAAACCATGTCTAGTCACCACCAAG TAGTAGCAAAGGAG AAATTCATACCAGTGGGAGCGCCATCAGAAGAGTCTTTGGAATTTTCTCAGCCATTTCTTGTCAGGAACCAAAATACTAGGTTCAGTGTAGAGAGGCATGTGGTGGGAGCAGATAGAACGAGTAGTAATGTGCCAGTGACTACTTCTTGGAGAGAGAACAATATGGGGATGAGGTCAAACATGATTGTGCAGCCAGCGTCGTATGCTGTACACGGTGCCAAGGTTGGCATGGGGGTTCAGTATGAGAGTGGCCTGTTCTCTAGTTCATTGTCAGAAATATTTAGCAAAAAAT TGAGATTACCGTCTAATGGTGCTCCGTTTGGGCAATCTGTTGATAACGTGACGTCTAACTACGAGGAGGAGGAACCTTTTCAGTCACTTCAAGAACTTGAGGCTCAGACTATTGGAAACCTACTTCCAGATGACGATGACCTGCTCTCTGGAATGATTGATGAACTTGATTATATCACCAAGCCTAGTAGTAATGACGAATTGGAAGAATTCGATCTGTTTAGCAGTGGTGGAGGAATGGAACTTGAGGGGGATGATCAAAGAAGTGCAGAATTTGCGGAACAAGGACTGAATGCAGCAACTGCTGGGGAGCACCCATTTGGTGAACATCCTTCTAGAACACTTTTTGTGAGAAATATCAATAGCAATATTGAAGATTCTGAGCTGAAGGTTCTTTTTGAG CAATATGGAGATATCCGTACTTTGTATACTGCTTGTAAGCACCGTGGCTTTGTTATGATCTCTTACTATGATATACGGGCTGCACGCAATGCAATGAGAGCACTTCAAAACAAACCTTTGAGACGCAGGAAGCTTGACATACACTTTTCAATTCCAAAG GATAATCCTTCAGAAAAGGATATCAACCAGGGGACTCTCgtggtgttcaatcttgactTTTCTGTTTCAAATGATGATCTTCGCCAGATTTTTGGTGTTTATGGAGAAATTAAGGAG ATTCGTGAAACTCCTCACAAGCGTCATCATAAATTCATAGAATTTTATGATGTCAGAGCGGCAGATGCTGCTCTTCGAGCGTTGAACAGGAGTGACATTGCAGGAAAACGTATCAAACTTGAACCAAGTCGCCCCGGAGGTGCAAGACGGTG TGTAATGCAACAGCTATCTCCAGAGCTCGAAGACGAGATAAATGGGGGTCTGCGACAGGGAAGCCCTCCTGATAGCTCACCAACAGGATGCTTTG ATTCATCAGGTCTAGTCACGTCTAATGGTATGGACAATGGAGCGTCCCAGGGCCTGAACTCTATCCGAGCGCCTATAAGCCAATTTGTTGAAAATGGATTTCATCATGGAATGTCTTCTAGTGTACCTCAGAGCTTACACTCTCCAGTGCGGGTTGCCTCTATGGGCAGTCAATCTGGCCTTCGCGAGCCTAGTCCTTCACTTGGACAAATGGAGTTTGGATTTCGAGGCATTACAGGTTTTCATCCCCATTCACTGCCCGAGTATCATGATAGTTTATCCAGTGGTGGTCCTTACAACTCTTCAACAACTCTGGCGGCCATGGCAGCAAATCTTGGGTCCATAACATCAGAAGAACTAGATAACAGGCACATGCGCAGAGTTGGCTCCAGTTCACCCTCAATGGATCTTAATGAAGGCA TTTTTGGTTCGGCTGGAAATGGAAGTCGctctcttcataatcatcattatatgtGGAGCAACTCTAACTCAAACTCGTTCAATCCTCATTCTCCAAACCTAATGATGTGGCCTAATTCACCATCATTTGTAAATGGTGTTCATGCTCATCCACCACAGCAAATGCATGGACTTCCCAGGCCACCATCTCATATGCTGAATTCAGTACTTCCATCCATACACCATCACCATGTGGGATCGGCACCGACCATGAATCATTCTGTCTGGGACAGGCGTCATGCCTATGCAGGAGAGTCCCCTGAGACTTCTGGTTTCCACCCTGGTTCGCTTGGGAATATGGGATTTCATCCTATGGAACTTGCTTCTCATAATATATTTCCTCGCGTTGGTGGCAACCGTATGGATCCAACAGTTGCACCTACGAACGTTGGATTGCACTCTTCCCCACAGCAAAGGTGTCACATGTTCCCCAACAGAAATTCAATGATCCACTTGGCGAACTCGTTTGATTCTTCCAATGAGCGGGTCAGAATCCGTAGAAATGAAGCCAGTTCAAATCAGGGTGATAACAAGAAGCAGTATGAACTCGATATTGACCGCATAATGCATGGGGAAGATACACGGACTACTCTTATGATTAAGAACATCCCTAACAA GTACACCTCAAAGATGCTTTTGGCAGCAATAGATGAACGCCATCGCGGAACATATGATTTCATCTATTTGCCTATCGACTTCAAG AATAAATGCAACGTGGGTTATGCATTCATCAACATGATTGACCCTGTCCAAATTGTTCCATTCTACCAG GCATTCAATGGTAAGAAATGGGAGAAGTTCAACAGTGAAAAAGTCGCATCGCTCGCCTATGCTCGTATTCAAGGGAAATCTGCTCTTATAGCCCATTTCCAGAATTCAAGCTTGATGAATGAGGATAAGCGTTGCCGCCCTATTCTCTTTCATTCAGATGGTCCTAATGCCGGTGATCAG GAGCCCTTCCCAATGGGGGTCAATATTCGATCAAGACCTGGGAAACACCGGACAAACCACAATGAGGACAACCATCAAGGAAGCCCATCGACTTCTGCAGATGGGGAAGAATCAAACAGGACTGACTCTTCATCGGGTTCTACAAAGGACTTAGAGTGA